From Drosophila suzukii chromosome 2R, CBGP_Dsuzu_IsoJpt1.0, whole genome shotgun sequence, a single genomic window includes:
- the Ufc1 gene encoding ubiquitin-fold modifier-conjugating enzyme 1, with amino-acid sequence MVDDSTRKTLSNIPLLQIRAGPREKDVWVQRLKEEYQALIKYVENNKQSGSDWFRLESNKEGTKWFGKCWYMHNLLKYEFDVEFDIPVTYPTTAPEIALPELDGKTAKMYRGGKICLTDHFKPLWARNVPKFGIAHAMALGLAPWLAVEIPDLIEKGIISYKEK; translated from the exons ATGGTGGACGACAGCACCCGGAAAACGCTGAGCAACATTCCCCTGCTGCAGATACGCGCTGGGCCCCGTGAAAAGGATGTGTGGGTGCAGCGGCTGAAGGAGGAGTACCAGGCACTGATCAAG TACGTGGAGAACAACAAACAGTCCGGCAGCGACTGGTTCCGACTGGAGTCCAACAAGGAGGGCACCAAGTGGTTCGGAAAGTGCTGGTACATGCACAACCTGTTGAAGTACGAGTTCGACGTGGAGTTCGATATTCCAGTGACGTACCCAACCACTGCGCCAGAGATCGCCCTTCCGGAGCTCGACGGCAAGACAGCGAAGATGTACCGCGGCGGCAAGATCTGCTTGACGGATCACTTCAAGCCCCTGTGGGCCCGCAATGTTCCCAAGTTCGGCATCGCCCATGCCATGGCACTGGGT CTTGCTCCCTGGCTGGCCGTAGAGATTCCAGACCTCATCGAGAAGGGCATCATCTCGTACAAGGAAAAGTAG
- the LOC108017776 gene encoding transcription factor grauzone, whose product MPCFLCTQIVDEAIGNIEFASEEADSLGLRCIIEKHFWLQIPESGSGYVCGACWEQLLLFHNFYLSVEQAHKALQQTVPEDTSPTEVDAPQGPLVKSEQAESVAAAVKRRRGRPRKEPPKDASEELKCVLEQINLNEIKIEFPEADLTIADVLEDQVEHEYLSDECISGDEKEDEEEEQREPQPKIKRKARGRPKGRGRVRLAERPSKDGVPNTKKSQEFNDFIREHYKVQCHICSSPMEGFSEMLVHVRREHKQRGYSMCCNRKFWKRGYLVDHLRRHQDPELFKCSICARVMGHRRSLELHMRMHDIKTRGRLYHCDHCSKSFYSAVVCERHKLTHVPREQWQVKCTHCEKTFPTQYTMQQHVKLVHLNLYAKICDVCGKSIRGREALARHMKEHTGAPQAAIKCHLCDSTLTTKYGLARHIKMMHTAENLKPMQCQYCLKISPSLQAHQHHIKYTHNTARSHQCPMCEKAFKRPNELKEHMTTHTGEVLYTCPHCPQTFNSNANMHAHRKKVHRKEWEESRHQRFSRSRKSDTIIALSVRKTTETRQDVEAGNGEAISSPNSPGAEC is encoded by the exons ATGCCTTGTTTTCTGTGCACTCAGATTGTCGATGAAGCAATCGGCAACATAGAATTCGCGTCGGAGGAGGCCGATTCATTGGGCCTGCGATGCATCATCGAGAAACACTTCTGGCTGCAG ATCCCTGAATCGGGCAGCGGCTATGTGTGCGGCGCCTGCTGGGAGCAGCTGCTGCTCTTCCACAACTTCTATTTGAGTGTGGAGCAGGCCCACAAGGCGCTGCAGCAAACGGTTCCGGAGGATACGTCTCCTACAGAAGTTGATGCGCCCCAAGGACCCTTGGTCAAGAGCGAGCAGGCTGAGAGCGTGGCCGCTGCCGTGAAGCGCCGACGAGGACGACCCCGTAAGGAACCTCCGAAGGATGCCAGCGAGGAATTGAAGTGCGTGCTGGAGCAAATCAACCTGAACGAGATAAAAATCGAGTTCCCCGAGGCCGATTTAACCATCGCCGATGTGCTGGAGGATCAGGTGGAGCACGAATACCTTTCCGACGAATGTATCAGCGGGGACGAAAAAGAggatgaggaggaggagcaaAGGGAACCCCAGCCGAAGATAAAGCGAAAGGCACGCGGACGGCCAAAGGGACGTGGACGGGTGCGACTAGCTGAGCGGCCCAGTAAAGACGGTGTGCCCAACACTAAGAAGTCGCAGGAGTTCAACGACTTCATCCGCGAGCACTACAAAGTCCAGTGCCATATCTGCAGCTCTCCCATGGAAGGCTTCTCCGAGATGCTAGTGCATGTCCGACGCGAGCACAAGCAGCGCGGCTACTCGATGTGCTGCAACCGCAAGTTCTGGAAGCGGGGGTACCTCGTGGACCACCTGCGCCGTCACCAGGACCCTGAGCTCTTCAAGTGCTCAATCTGCGCGCGCGTGATGGGTCACCGCCGCAGTCTGGAGCTGCACATGCGCATGCACGATATCAAAACGCGCGGTCGCCTTTACCATTGCGATCACTGCTCCAAGAGCTTCTACAGCGCCGTTGTTTGCGAGCGCCACAAACTGACGCACGTTCCCCGGGAGCAATGGCAGGTGAAGTGCACCCACTGCGAGAAGAC ATTCCCCACCCAGTACACAATGCAGCAGCATGTCAAGCTGGTCCATTTGAATTTATATGCTAAGATCTGTGATGTCTGTGGAAAATCGATCAGAGGACGCGAAGCCTTGGCCAGGCACATGAAGGAGCACACTGGCGCGCCACAGGCAGCGATTAAGTGCCACTTGTGCGACTCCACGCTAACCACCAAATACGGTCTTGCGCGCCACATAAAAATGATGCATACCGCCGAAAACCTGAAACCGATGCAGTGCCAGTACTGCCTAAAGATCTCGCCCAGTCTGCAGGCCCACCAGCACCACATTAAGTACACCCACAATACGGCGCGTAGCCATCAATGCCCTATGTGCGAGAAGGCCTTCAAGCGACCAAACGAGCTGAAG GAACACATGACAACCCACACGGGAGAGGTTTTATACACTTGTCCCCATTGTCCGCAGACCTTTAATTCCAATGCCAACATGCATGCCCACCGGAAGAAGGTGCACCGCAAGGAGTGGGAGGAGAGCCGCCACCAGCGGTTCAGTCGTTCTCGAAAATCGGACACAATTATTGCCTTGAGTGTACGCAAGACCACGGAGACTAGGCAGGATGTCGAGGCAGGAAATGGGGAAGCGATTTCATCACCCAATAGCCCTGGAGCAGAGTGCTAG
- the LOC108017821 gene encoding uncharacterized protein — METDNMESTAAEGAASTNDSSPSLNVLCAICNEFFRANDIIFSTTSCGHVFHKECLTRWLNTSGTCPQCRGACNRNRVHRLYLNFSEATEYDDQEPPKMPIEWVPMDLDRNSFPDSHLPPEGAVQCGTNEDGLPTYVARGFYQDDLLPSVYVPEKKAAFGSHACRAHRLTDDVELLVLNDCDHKWVAGQDGTYPRNALKTGYSETHEVTYTGRGIYEGILRLGKVHPSHKVMYIPHRGQEVNVNTYEVLVVTPREQAER; from the coding sequence atgGAGACTGACAACATGGAAAGTACCGCCGCAGAAGGCGCAGCCTCTACCAATGACTCATCGCCTTCGCTGAACGTTCTGTGTGCAATTTGTAACGAGTTTTTCCGGGCAAACGACATAATCTTCTCGACCACCAGCTGCGGTCATGTTTTCCACAAGGAATGCCTCACCCGCTGGCTGAACACGTCCGGAACCTGCCCGCAGTGCAGGGGCGCCTGCAACCGGAATCGCGTCCACCGGCTGTATCTGAACTTCTCCGAAGCCACGGAGTACGATGATCAGGAGCCGCCCAAAATGCCCATCGAATGGGTGCCCATGGATCTCGACAGGAACAGCTTTCCGGACTCCCACCTGCCGCCTGAGGGAGCGGTGCAGTGCGGCACCAACGAGGACGGATTGCCCACTTATGTGGCCAGAGGTTTTTACCAAGATGATCTTCTGCCCTCCGTCTATGTGCCAGAGAAGAAGGCTGCCTTTGGATCGCATGCGTGTAGGGCCCACCGTCTGACGGACGATGTGGAGCTGCTGGTGCTGAACGACTGTGACCACAAGTGGGTGGCCGGCCAGGATGGAACCTATCCACGGAATGCCCTGAAAACGGGCTACTCCGAGACGCATGAGGTCACCTATACGGGTCGCGGGATCTACGAGGGCATTCTTCGACTGGGTAAAGTGCATCCCTCTCACAAGGTTATGTACATCCCTCACCGGGGTCAGGAGGTCAACGTCAACACCTACGAGGTCCTGGTAGTCACACCACGCGAGCAGGCCGAACGTTAA
- the LOC108018149 gene encoding myb-like protein AA isoform X1, translating into MEMANNMVGNNSSGSSNNTTYGNSYNNSTVDSGHSSQGGSGGAEGAGTGARLRDVCTILNAGATAYQIPTGGCAYDHIIALMRNLDLQDDGIVLNSKIKTIETDYCNIVRDESMLCESMEYLNDKALGDGDTALKFALLFSSRNFDALAMKETKVRSAMLKILETNFLNADTYRLHDKNRLYNSITLLGEYYHRVRLADNAPITILGESLLDLLTRELNDTSVVLGTRIARLVLSQITLNGEIMRKRHKAEIDLLLFHVRRHLIMQPALTAKVKAMLLMVLDLFYSHFKHIGHDLEAMYTNFLVVEDGEEDGVNNNGASHPSEDGRPQQQQLQHQQSENGSSANTSAQDQDSFDPPPTTKKWSEQVCEDSFCDIGYGEADQGDDRYSEAGGHSYPANNSAALGHRRRGFQPRQVPRPLKPQQPQHHQQHQQPPSIDANSDQYPSMASSEDRDESKPLPSWRKTRFNRNHDGDQTNGRSRDQQRRFSVSCDDDHHSVRSEGGGNLRLYSIHDRRKHSQERIERNMSGGGNYNSIVNSNWDQRDRDDRSERSYISNYERGNNYKRGGRFNNRNTYDKPPRFQKQQQQQQQMQQQHQGGHQKIHSDTWRRSNNAINVGYQDENCAYNSNGPESNSRSSSRARTLPRPPKSQMDKTGYRYNQSPTHGGGGGPRFPRYSSQSSLASEASSSFDRRQQTSPQHQQQHQHQRHRHFTRRSQPDVHQPQGEDNWQAQGGQGQEQQPSGKEESELVRNAQQTTKYMNYLSAQK; encoded by the exons ATGGAAATGGCCAACAACATGGtcggcaacaacagcagcggGAGCAGCAACAACACCACCTACGGCAACAGCTACAACAACAGCACGGTGGACAGTGGGCACAGCTCGCAGGGTGGCAGTGGCGGCGCCGAGGGGGCGGGAACGGGGGCGCGGCTGCGGGACGTTTGCACCATCCTAAACGCAGGCGCCACCGCTTACCAAATCCCAACAGGTGGGTGTGCCTACGACCACATCATCGCCCTGATGCGGAACCTCGACCTGCAGGACGACGGCATTGTGCTCAACTCCAAGATCAAGACCATCGAGACGGACTACTGCAACATTGTGCGCGACGAGTCGATGCTGTG CGAATCCATGGAGTACCTCAATGACAAGGCGCTTGGCGATGGTGATACTGCGCTGAAGTTCGCCCTGCTTTTCTCCTCGCGAAACTTTGACGCCCTGGCGATGAAGGAGACGAAGGTGCGAAGCGCAATGCTCAAGATCCTGGAGACGAACTTCCTTAACGCGGACACATACCGATTGCACGACAAGAATCGTCTGTACAACTCGATCACGCTGCTGGGCGAGTACTACCATAGGGTTCGGCTGGCGGACAATGCCCCGATCACCATTCTGGGCGAATCCCTGCTGGACCTGCTCACCCGCGAGCTGAACGACACGTCGGTGGTGCTGGGGACTCGGATCGCCCGTCTGGTGCTGTCGCAGATCACGCTGAACGGAGAGATCATGCGCAAACGCCACAAAGCGGAGATCGATTTGCTGCTATTCCACGTTCGCCGCCATTTGATCATGCAGCCAGCGCTGACCGCCAAGGTGAAGGCCATGCTGCTGATGGTGCTGGACCTCTTCTACAGCCACTTCAAGCACATCGGACACGACTTGGAGGCCATGTACACCAACTTCTTGGTTGTGGAGGATGGCGAGGAGGATGGGGTCAACAACAATGGCGCCAGCCATCCCTCTGAAGACGGCCgcccgcagcagcagcagcttcAGCATCAACAGTCGGAGAACGGCAGTAGTGCCAACACCTCTGCCCAGGACCAGGACTCCTTCGATCCTCCGCCGACGACGAAGAAGTGGAGCGAACAGGTTTGCGAGGACTCCTTCTGCGACATTGGCTACGGTGAGGCGGACCAGGGCGATGACAGGTACTCGGAAGCTGGGGGTCACTCATATCCTGCCAACAACTCTGCTGCACTTGGCCACCGGCGTCGCGGATTTCAACCGCGTCAAGTACCTCGGCCTCTAAagccgcagcagccacagCATCACCAGCAGCATCAACAACCACCCAGCATAGA CGCCAACTCCGACCAGTATCCATCCATGGCCAGCAGCGAGGATCGGGACGAGAGCAAGCCGCTCCCTAGCTGGCGGAAGACACGCTTCAACCGCAATCACGACGGCGACCAGACCAACGGACGGTCGCGCGACCAACAGCGGCGGTTCAGCGTAAGCTGCGACGATGATCACCACAGCGTGCGCAGCGAAGGCGGCGGGAACCTGCGACTTTACAGCATCCACGACCGGAGGAAACACTCGCAGGAGCGGATCGAGCGCAACATGTCTGGCGGTGGCAACTACAACAGCATCGTCAACTCAAATTGGGATCAGCGGGATCGCGACGATCGCAGCGAGCGCTCTTACATTAGTAACTACGAGCGAGGTAACAACTACAAGCGAGGTGGACGGTTCAACAACCGCAACACCTACGACAAACCGCCGCGATTTCagaagcaacagcagcagcaacaacagatgcagcagcaacatcagggAGGCCATCAAAAAATACACAGCGATACCTGGCGGCGCTCCAACAACGCCATAAACGTTGGCTATCAGGATGAGAACTGTGCATACAACTCCAACGGACCGGAGTCGAATAGTCGCAGCTCCTCCAGGGCTCGCACTCTGCCAAGACCGCCAAAGTCTCAAATGGACAAGACGGGCTATAGGTATAACCAGAGTCCCACACATGGAGGCGGCGGTGGTCCGCGATTCCCGCGCTACAGCAGCCAGAGTAGTTTGGCCAGCGAAGCATCTAGCTCGTTTGATCGCCGCCAGCAGACTTCGccgcaacatcagcagcagcatcagcaccAGCGGCATCGCCATTTCACGCGCCGCTCCCAGCCAGACGTCCATCAACCCCAGGGCGAGGACAACTGGCAGGCTCAGGGTGGTCAGGGCCAGGAGCAGCAACCCTCTGGTAAGGAGGAGAGCGAGCTGGTGCGGAATGCCCAACAGACCACAAAGTACATGAACTATCTGTCAGCCCAAAAATGA
- the LOC108018149 gene encoding uncharacterized protein isoform X2, with translation MEMANNMVGNNSSGSSNNTTYGNSYNNSTVDSGHSSQGGSGGAEGAGTGARLRDVCTILNAGATAYQIPTGGCAYDHIIALMRNLDLQDDGIVLNSKIKTIETDYCNIVRDESMLCESMEYLNDKALGDGDTALKFALLFSSRNFDALAMKETKVRSAMLKILETNFLNADTYRLHDKNRLYNSITLLGEYYHRVRLADNAPITILGESLLDLLTRELNDTSVVLGTRIARLVLSQITLNGEIMRKRHKAEIDLLLFHVRRHLIMQPALTAKVKAMLLMVLDLFYSHFKHIGHDLEAMYTNFLVVEDGEEDGVNNNGASHPSEDGRPQQQQLQHQQSENGSSANTSAQDQDSFDPPPTTKKWSEQVCEDSFCDIGYGEADQGDDRYSEAGGHSYPANNSAALGHRRRGFQPRQVPRPLKPQQPQHHQQHQQPPSIEEISKIESSPLTPTPTSIHPWPAARIGTRASRSLAGGRHASTAITTATRPTDGRATNSGGSA, from the exons ATGGAAATGGCCAACAACATGGtcggcaacaacagcagcggGAGCAGCAACAACACCACCTACGGCAACAGCTACAACAACAGCACGGTGGACAGTGGGCACAGCTCGCAGGGTGGCAGTGGCGGCGCCGAGGGGGCGGGAACGGGGGCGCGGCTGCGGGACGTTTGCACCATCCTAAACGCAGGCGCCACCGCTTACCAAATCCCAACAGGTGGGTGTGCCTACGACCACATCATCGCCCTGATGCGGAACCTCGACCTGCAGGACGACGGCATTGTGCTCAACTCCAAGATCAAGACCATCGAGACGGACTACTGCAACATTGTGCGCGACGAGTCGATGCTGTG CGAATCCATGGAGTACCTCAATGACAAGGCGCTTGGCGATGGTGATACTGCGCTGAAGTTCGCCCTGCTTTTCTCCTCGCGAAACTTTGACGCCCTGGCGATGAAGGAGACGAAGGTGCGAAGCGCAATGCTCAAGATCCTGGAGACGAACTTCCTTAACGCGGACACATACCGATTGCACGACAAGAATCGTCTGTACAACTCGATCACGCTGCTGGGCGAGTACTACCATAGGGTTCGGCTGGCGGACAATGCCCCGATCACCATTCTGGGCGAATCCCTGCTGGACCTGCTCACCCGCGAGCTGAACGACACGTCGGTGGTGCTGGGGACTCGGATCGCCCGTCTGGTGCTGTCGCAGATCACGCTGAACGGAGAGATCATGCGCAAACGCCACAAAGCGGAGATCGATTTGCTGCTATTCCACGTTCGCCGCCATTTGATCATGCAGCCAGCGCTGACCGCCAAGGTGAAGGCCATGCTGCTGATGGTGCTGGACCTCTTCTACAGCCACTTCAAGCACATCGGACACGACTTGGAGGCCATGTACACCAACTTCTTGGTTGTGGAGGATGGCGAGGAGGATGGGGTCAACAACAATGGCGCCAGCCATCCCTCTGAAGACGGCCgcccgcagcagcagcagcttcAGCATCAACAGTCGGAGAACGGCAGTAGTGCCAACACCTCTGCCCAGGACCAGGACTCCTTCGATCCTCCGCCGACGACGAAGAAGTGGAGCGAACAGGTTTGCGAGGACTCCTTCTGCGACATTGGCTACGGTGAGGCGGACCAGGGCGATGACAGGTACTCGGAAGCTGGGGGTCACTCATATCCTGCCAACAACTCTGCTGCACTTGGCCACCGGCGTCGCGGATTTCAACCGCGTCAAGTACCTCGGCCTCTAAagccgcagcagccacagCATCACCAGCAGCATCAACAACCACCCAGCATAGA GGAAATTTCCAAGATTGAGTCAAGTCCATTAA CGCCAACTCCGACCAGTATCCATCCATGGCCAGCAGCGAGGATCGGGACGAGAGCAAGCCGCTCCCTAGCTGGCGGAAGACACGCTTCAACCGCAATCACGACGGCGACCAGACCAACGGACGGTCGCGCGACCAACAGCGGCGGTTCAGCGTAA
- the nopo gene encoding E3 ubiquitin-protein ligase TRAIP, with the protein MLNLNCVICAELFGQADEVFATVCGHMFHHSCLNQWLDRSKTCPQCRNKCTTRNIFRVYFNLANLDVSRIDVGSLQEQLDNAKLSMKMIEKERSKDEQQMRNLKETQKKCLKTIAGLEQKVQKKEFLISSYAEQISILKSDAHVVDGLRKENKSLKSQIQAMEGVSAILAAGSADAERLLKNEADPHVLANWVSTLKRELRQCESKKSELRNVVKLVQNDLRKEIELKRKLEERVSHLESDLYQAQEKLQSLESKTICLDSPNASRGLNSNILALKREERRSTISPTVKENIKRIEESTSPYLNIKSSSVGLAHLLNTKGSIGLAKSKISPIKGVGGVSMTSGTIRKTSSDLSEKYSIFKKPRLLLGSSSSTGLAATTGSNFVYNGMGGSEKIDPFAQRAEEDGPASSRPSAVLSRNVNQRLKAGSLRNFNLGK; encoded by the exons ATGTTGAACTTAAATTGCGTAATTTGCGCCGAATTGTTTGGACAGGCCGACGAGGTGTTTGCCACAGTTTGTGGGCACATGTTCCACCACAGTTGCCTCAACCAATGGCTCGATCG ATCAAAGACCTGTCCCCAGTGCCGTAATAAGTGCACTACCCGTAACATATTTAGGGTCTACTTCAACCTGGCCAACTTGGATGTGAGTCGCATCGATGTGGGTTCCCTGCAGGAGCAGCTGGACAACGCCAAGTTGTCCATGAAGATGATCGAAAAGGAGCGCAGCAAGGACGAGCAGCAGATGCGGAATCTGAAGGAGACGCAAAAGAAGTGCCT CAAAACCATAGCTGGTCTGGAGCAGAAAGTGCAGAAGAAGGAGTTCCTCATCAGCAGCTATGCCGAGCAGATCAGCATTCTCAAGAGCGATGCTCATGTGGTGGATGGCTTGCGCAAGGAGAACAAATCCCTAAAGTCACAGATCCAGGCCATGGAGGGCGTGTCGGCCATTCTGGCGGCTGGCTCGGCGGATGCCGAGCGCCTGCTCAAGAACGAGGCCGATCCACACGTCCTGGCCAACTGGGTGTCCACACTTAAGCGGGAGCTGCGCCAATGCGAGAGCAAGAAGTCGGAACTCAGGAACGTAGTCAAACTGGTGCAAAATGATTTGCGCAAGGAGATCGAACTTAAACG CAAGTTAGAGGAGCGTGTTTCCCACCTGGAAAGCGATCTTTACCAGGCGCAGGAGAAG CTTCAGTCTCTGGAGAGCAAGACCATTTGCCTGGACTCTCCTAACGCTTCTCGTGGTCTAAATAGCAACATTTTGGCCCTAAAGCGGGAGGAGAGGCGCAGCACCATATCTCCTACAGTT AAGGAGAATATCAAGCGGATCGAAGAGTCCACCTCCCCGTATCTCAACATTAAATCCAGCAGCGTGGGCTTGGCCCATCTGCTGAACACCAAGGGTAGCATAGGCCTGGCCAAGTCCAAAATATCTCCCATTAAGGGAGTCGGCGGGGTGAGTATGACCAGCGGAACCATACGGAAAACCAGTAGTGATCTCAGTGAAAAG TACTCAATCTTCAAGAAGCCGCGTCTGCTGCTGGGCAGCTCGAGCAGCACTGGCTTGGCGGCCACCACAGGGTCTAACTTTGTGTACAATGGAATGGGCGGCTCTGAAAAGATCGATCCCTTCGCGCAGCGCGCCGAAGAAGACGGTCCGGCCAGTAGCAGACCCTCTGCCGTTCTCTCCCGGAATGTCAACCAGCGCCTAAAAGCCGGCTCCCTGCGGAACTTCAACCTGGGCAAATAA
- the LOC108018219 gene encoding armadillo repeat-containing protein 6 homolog, with product MAKVISQDTFDDVVKENVVEFSMTPSEAKEETIKQFEAQGINLANIIKDLSVNPQTGQPVINETVDKIKEHIGQKTEDVTQLLEQLATLDAECQKSLAHRVLAGKNGAHDALITLLEETLSADSPNETLIKKSLEAVNSLTHKQPDLFDAEAMAVVLKLLPLKVESQDITLLTLQWLQKACIMHEVNRQNIMNTPALKLMKPLLSKGKDRLVSELTAVFRFLVLDDDIRVEFGCAHEHARQIASEVLLPLVELLPAYQDPNVLADLLLTIGTLAVRQELCTAIDEAGGLKSVFQIMSVNLDEVRLNREALKLLRALAGHDSVKAHIVQQGVAPIIKQLLETHQSNENIVAAALACVTTLTLRVQEHSAAFFDTGIAEVIVEAIRAHPKHKIVQRNGAWAIRNMVSRSRNQCETWISFGVEDLLNAAMKEHPSVEQDIKAALRDLGCSVHLREEWTGTAEKKIAA from the exons ATGGCCAAGGTTATATCGCAGGACACCTTCGACGATGTGGTGAAGGAGAACGTGGTGGAGTTCTCCATGACTCCATCGGAGGCGAAAGAGGAGACCATCAAGCAGTTCGAGGCGCAG GGCATCAACCTGGCCAACATCATCAAGGACCTGTCCGTCAATCCGCAGACCGGGCAGCCCGTCATCAACGAAACGGTTGACAAGATCAAGGAGCACATTGGCCAAAAGACAGAGGACGTCACGCAGCTGCTGGAACAGCTGGCCACCTTGGATGCCGAGTGCCAGAAGTCCTTGGCCCATCGGGTGCTAGCCGGCAAAAATGGAGCCCACGATGCTCTGATTACCCTGCTGGAGGAAACCCTCTCCGCGGACTCTCCCAATGAAACGCTGATCAAAAAGTCCCTGGAGGCCGTCAACAGCCTGACGCACAAGCAGCCGGATCTGTTTGATGCCGAGGCCATGGCTGTGGTCCTCAAGTTGCTGCCCTTAAAAGTGGAAAGCCAGGATATCACTCTGCTGACTCTTCAGTGGCTGCAGAAGGCCTGCATCATGCACGAGGTGAACCGCCAGAATATCATGAACACCCCCGCTCTCAAGCTTATGAAGCCCCTCCTGTCCAAGGGAAAGGATCGTTTGGTGAGCGAGCTGACCGCAGTCTTCCGCTTTCTGGTGCTGGACGACGACATCCGCGTGGAGTTTGGCTGCGCCCACGAGCACGCCCGCCAAATAGCCAGCGAGGTGTTGCTGCCGCTGGTGGAACTTCTGCCTGCCTACCAGGATCCCAATGTGCTTGCCGATCTGCTGCTCACTATTGGAACACTGGCTGTGCGCCAGGAACTCTGCACCGCCATCGATGAGGCTGGTGGCCTGAAGTCTGTCTTCCAGATCATGAGCGTTAATCTGGACGAAGTGCGTCTAAATAGGGAGGCCTTGAAGTTGCTCCGGGCTCTGGCTGGCCACGACTCTGTGAAAGCTCACATCGTCCAGCAGGGCGTGGCCCCTATAATAAAGCAATTGCTGGAGACGCACCAGAGCAACGAGAACATCGTAGCCGCCGCTCTAGCCTGCGTGACTACACTGACACTCCGGGTGCAGGAACACAGTGCCGCCTTCTTCGACACTGGAATTGCTGAGGTGATCGTGGAGGCAATCCGCGCCCATCCCAAGCACAAAATCGTCCAGCGGAACGGAGCCTGGGCTATTCGCAATATGGTGTCGCGATCGCGAAACCAATGTGAAACCTGGATCTCCTTCGGCGTCGAGGATCTACTGAACGCGGCGATGAAGGAGCATCCTAGCGTGGAGCAGGACATCAAGGCGGCACTGCGTGACCTCGGCTGCAGTGTCCACCTGCGGGAGGAATGGACGGGAACGGCGGAAAAGAAGATTGCTGCCTGA
- the LOC108018236 gene encoding C-type lectin 37Db-like, whose product MFWPKLVCFALVALAYGQLYQVAGEETIVVCPTNFTQVADKCLLVDTKWRNFYESDRYCRSLNAGLLSIKNSIELNAINEWLPIIAPYQPEFWTAGNKLGETRSDYYWQSTGEQALYLPWQAGQPTPASGDCLTLLANVTMTTEEVFLSVHRLAVKNCTQWAPLICQVPLQYFKTQLCLNTSAFFEAKIPA is encoded by the coding sequence ATGTTTTGGCCCAAGTTAGTTTGTTTCGCATTGGTCGCCTTGGCCTATGGCCAACTTTATCAGGTGGCCGGTGAGGAAACCATCGTCGTCTGTCCCACCAATTTCACCCAGGTGGCGGACAAGTGCCTCCTGGTGGACACCAAATGGAGGAACTTTTACGAGTCGGACCGCTACTGTCGATCGCTCAACGCCGGACTCCTGAGCATTAAGAACTCTATTGAGCTGAATGCCATCAACGAATGGCTGCCGATCATTGCTCCCTATCAACCGGAGTTTTGGACTGCCGGAAATAAGCTGGGCGAGACCAGAAGCGACTACTACTGGCAGAGCACAGGAGAGCAGGCCCTGTATCTTCCCTGGCAAGCGGGGCAACCCACTCCGGCCAGCGGAGATTGCCTCACTTTGCTGGCCAACGTCACCATGACCACTGAAGAAGTCTTTTTGAGTGTCCACCGCCTGGCCGTGAAGAACTGCACCCAATGGGCACCACTCATCTGCCAGGTTCCGCTGCAATATTTCAAGACCCAGCTATGTCTCAACACTTCTGCTTTCTTCGAGGCCAAGATACCCGCTTAA